GTTCGCCCGCGTGCTGTCGTCGCTGAAGACGGAGCGCGTCGCGGCCAGCAAGATCCTGTCGGGCCCGGCCGCCGCGCCGTTCGACGGCGATCGCGCCGCGTTCGTCGAAGCGGTGCGCCGCGCGCTGTACCTGAGCAAGGTGATCTCGTACGCGCAGGGCTTCGCGCAACTGCGCACGGCGTCGGAAGAATACGGCTGGAACCTCGATCTCGGGACGATCGCGAAGATCTTCCGCGCGGGCTGCATCATCCGCGCGCGCTTCCTGCAGAAGATCACCGACGCGTATGCGAAGGATCCGGCGCTCGCGAACCTGCTGCTCGACCCGTACTTCAAGGACATCGCCGCGAACTACCAGACGGCGCTGCGCGATGTGGTGGTGGCCGCGGTGAAGGCCGGCGTGCCGGTCCCGGCGTTCGCATCGGCGGTCGCGTACTTCGACAGCTACCGTTCCGAGCGGCTGCCGGCGAACCTCGTGCAGGCGCAGCGCGACTTCTTCGGCGCGCACACGTTCGAGCGCACCGACAAGCCGGGCAGCTTCCACGCGAACTGGTCGTAACCGGCTGGGCGAGGCGGCATTGTTGCGAAAATCTATTCTTTGAATAGGGTTTTTCTATCCCGGATGCCGACATTGTTGGCTCCGGGGAAACAGTGTTTTCGTTCTTTCATGGTTTTCCCTAGGTGCTGCCGGGACTAAACTCTGTTCCATCGCTGCAGACATGGTGTGTGCGGCGAAGCAAAAAAATCCCGGAGGTAATCATGAAATCGCTGATCGCAACGTTCGCTGCTGCTGCTGTCCTCGCCGTCCCCGCCGTCTCGTTCGCCCAACAGAACGCGCCCGTCACCCGTGCCCAGGTGAAGGCCGAACTGGTTCAGCTGCAACAGGCTGGCTACAAGCTGGGCAGCGACCGGACCAACTACCCGGAAGGCATCCAGGCTGCTGAAGCGCGCGTAAACCCGCAACAGAACGTCGCCGCTGCCGATACGACCGGCTACGGTGCGCAACCGGCCGCCGGCCAGGAATCGGGCGCCCCGGCTGCGGCCAAGACCGGCTGGCAAGTCAAGCGCGTCTCGGACGGCGCACCGGTCTACAAGGGTCGTTAATGGTACGGCCGCGCTGGCGACCGCATCCGACCCCCTGTAGTACGAAGCCCGTTGTTCCGCTATGCGGAACAACGGGCTTTTTCATTGGCGGCGCGCCAAGCGCCGGCGTTCAGTGCAGCGGGCGTCGGCCGCGCCCGATATCGCGGAACAGCGCTTCGGCCGGCTCCAGTACCTGCAGCCACGTTTCGTCGTAACCGCTCAGCGTGTCGAGCGCGTCGCGCAGCCGTTCGATCGCGAGGACCGGCAGCTCGACGCTGTGGCGCGTGGCGCCGGTCAGGTGCGTGACGCTCGCCAGCTGAACGAGCGCGTCGGCCGCTTCGGCGACGTCGGTCGCGAACAACAGGTGCCGGTTGAGCAATTCGACCAGACCGCTGGAACCGGCGAAATCGTCGGCGTCGAGCTGCACGGAGAGAAACGTCGCGTTATTCATTGTCATGCTCCTCGTTGTCGTTGGATCGCGCTGCGCATCACCGAGTATAGGCGGCGATCGAAGCGGACAATATGACGGGGCCGATACGGCAGGCGCGGCGACCGCGCCCGTGAACTCCCCAAAGCGCCCGCCTGGCACGGCTCGCCGGCGATTGGCGTGCCCAGGCGACGCCGCAAGATTGTTTCCGGCCCGGGCAACTGTCGGGGCCTTGACCGCGACAAATGGTATCTTTGCCGATCGGAACGACGCGAAAAAGGGGCCGGTGAGCTCATTCGCGCCGATGTTCCGCTGTGGAAACTGACGGCCGCGCGAGCGGTCGGATACTGGTTGATCCGGCCGTCGGGCCGGACATCGTGCGTCGCGCGCCGGGGGGCGGCGGGCGGCGCGACGACGCAAATCCGGGAGGACCCTTGAGAGAAACTATTCCCATCCACGACGCGCTCACGCGCTGGCTGCCGCAGGCGGCGCTCGTTGCCGCGGCCATCGCGCTGACGGGCTGCACGATGACGCCGTGGACCGACAGCTGGCAACCCGCGCGCCAATCGGCGCCCACGTCGGCCGCGACGCCGGGCGTGATTGCCGGCTATTACCGCGTGAACCCGGGCGATACGCTGGCGGGCATCGCGAACGCCTACGGGCAGCGCGTGCAGGACGTGGCCAGCTGGAACCACATGGCGCCCACGGACGCCGTGTCGCCGGGCCAGGTCCTGCGGGTCGCGCCGCCGCCGGCGGCGACCTCGTACGGGCAGCCGCCCGCGGCAGCCGCCCAGCCGGGTTCGCTCGCATGGCCGGCCACGGGCGTCGTGGCGACACCGTTCTCGGCCGGCAAGACGCGCGGCCTCGTGATCGCCGCATCCGGGCCCGACCATTCGGTGCGGGCCGCGGCAAACGGGCGGGTGGTGTACGCCGGCTCCGGCGTCAAGGCGTACGGTCCGCTCGTGATCCTGAAGCACGACAACGGGCTCATCACGGCCTACGGGCACAACGGCAAGCTGCTCGTCAACGAAGGCGACGCGGTGCGCCAGGGCCAGCCGGTCGCCGAAATGGGCACTGACGCGAGCGGTCGTTCGACGTTCGAGTTCGAAGTCCGCCAGAACGGCAAGGTCGTCGATCCGATGAACTTCCTGCCGCGCAACGGCGGCTGATCGTTGTCAGCGCCACGTGTGCGCCGGGCGGCGCACACGTTCCCGCTCACTTCATTTTTTCACCTTCATCCTTCCTTAAGCGTCGCGCTGCCAGACTGTCTCGCATGATTGCCGAGCCAGCGAATGCCCAGTGCGACCGCCGCCGCGCCGAGCGCGATCAGCGAACACTGGATCGCGACGGGCAGGTAGCCGTGCGGACGCGGATCGACGAACGGGTAGGGATACCAGTCCTCCACCGCGCCGCGCACCAGCGTATAGCCGAGATAGACGACCGGAAAGCCGAGCCACGCGAACGCACTGCGGCGCGGAATCGGCGAGCGCGGTTCGACGTACAGCCAGTCGCACAGCATCACGAGCGGCACGATCCGGTGCAGTACCCAGTTGTTGAACGCCGGCGTGACGTGGCGCACCGCATCGAGCCGCGCGAGCAGGAGTTCGTAGACGATCGCGGTGATCAGCACGTACAGCACCGCCGCGCCGCGCATCGATTCGTAGCGCGGCGAGCCGGGGCGCGCGATGCGCCACAGCCCCGCGGCCAGCATCGCGGCCGCGTAGAGGCTGCTCAGTTGCGTGAAGTAGCTGAGGTAGTTGCCGAGATGGAAGGTCGGCAGGCACCAGTAGTCGGCGACGCTGTGCAGCGTGGTGGACACCGCGAGCAATGCGGCGATCAGCCGATAGGCTGCAACGAAGAACGCTTTGCTCATGATGCCCGCGCGCCGTCGCACCAAAGCTTCATCGTGCCACAGCCGCCCGGGCGCGCGATGCGGATTTTCCATAGGCGGACCGCGTGCGGCGCGCGTCGACGATTCGTCGGATATTTGATCGCGCCGTGCAAAACCGGCCGCCCCTGCGGCTACAATCGTCACAGCCTTGCCGGGCGCGGCCGGTTGCAGCTGGCGCCCCCTCCCCGCATACAACACGAGACGAAGCATGAAAAACATCCTCGCGAAACAGACGCGCTACAGCTCGCCCGCGATCTTCTTCCACTGGGCCATCTTCCTGCTGGTCGCGCTGGCCTACCTGGCCATCGAGATTCGCGGACCGAAGGGTAGCGACAGCCGGGCGTTCTGGATGAACGTGCATCTGATGGCCGGGACGTTCGTCCTCGTGCTGTCGGTGCTGCGCGTGCTGTGGCGGGTCGTCAGCCGCGTGCCGGAAGCGATTCCGCAAGCCACGCTGCTGCGCTGGCTGTCTAAGCTCGCGCATGTCGCGCTCTACGTGTTCATCATCGCGCAGCCGCTGCTCGGCATCATGATGGTCAACATGGGCGGCAAGCCGGTGTCGCTCGACTGGCTCGGCGTGTCGTTCACGCTGTTCGGCCCCGACAAGGCGCTGCGGCCGACGATCAAGGAAGCGCACGAGCTGATCGGCAACGCGTTCTATTTCGTGATCGGCCTGCATGCGCTGGCCGCGCTCTACCATCACTTCATCCGGCGCGACGACGTGCTGCGGCGCATGGCGCCCTGATCGTCCGGCTCCGGACGCGCACGGAAGGCGAGGGCGCATGGTTGTGTTGACAACCATGCGCCCTCGCTTCGTTTACCGTCGCCCGCACTGGCCATCGCGTTGAACATTCTGTAACATCTCGGCTGCTTTTACATTCCGCTTACTCGTCGCCGCACATGCTGCACCGACATCGTCACCTGACTGCCTGGCTTGGCCTGCTCGCGATCTGGATCGCGATCGCGGCGCCGCTGGTGTCGCAGTGGCGTATCGCGCAGGCGGCCGTGCCCGAGGCGATCGTCTGTAGTACCGAGCATGGTGCGCATCGTTCGTCGGATATGGGCGGCATGCACGATCATGCGCTGCATCTCGACGCGTGCGGCTACTGCGGCTTCTTCGCTCATAGCCCGGCCATCGGCGCGCCTGCCGCCACGTCGGTCGCCTTCATTCCCGTCGTTTCCGTTTCCGCCGTCGCGTCGCCTGCCGTCGCGGCGCGCGGCGACCGCTATCCGCGCGCCTATCCGCGCGCACCGCCCGAGCGCGCCTGACGCGTTTCCCGCCGTTCCTATTTTCCGCCGATATCCGTGCGGCCCGTCGCGGCCGCGTGGAGGGCGTCACTCGGGCTTTCGATCATGACCAATTTCCTGTTGCGTGCGCCGCGGGCGCCACGCAATGCCGGTGCGCGGCCTCTGCCGCGCGTACTGAAACTCACCGTTCCTGCGCTGGCTGTCGGCGCGCTGGCCGCTAGCGCTGCCGCAGCCGAAACCACGCCGGCGGCCGGTGCGCCGTCGGGCGATGCGGCGATGCTGTTGCCGCCCGTCGAAGTCGTCGCGTCGCCGCTGTCGACGCCGCTCGTCGTCGTCACCGATCCGAAGGCGCCGCGCCAGCCGCTGCCCGCCAGCGACGGCGCCGATTACCTGAAGACGATTCCCGGCTTCACGTCGATCCGCAGCGGCGGCACGAACGGCGATCCCGTGCTGCGCGGGATGTTCGGTTCGCGGCTGAACATCCTGGCGAACGGAATGCCGACGCTCGGCGCGTGTCCGAACCGGATGGATGCGCCGACCTCGTACATCGCGCCGGAAAGCTATGACAATGTCACCGTCGTGAAAGGGCCGCAGACCGTGCTGTACGGTTCGGGCGCGTCGGCCGGCACCGTGCTGTTCGAGCGCGTGACGCCGCGTTTCGAGCGCCCCGGCATGCGCTTCGACGGCAGTCTCGTCGGCGGGTCGTTCGGCCGCAACGACCAGAACATCGACCTGACCGCCGGCACGCCTGATGCCTATGGCCGCGTGACCGCGAACCACGCGCATTCGCAGGACTACAAGGACGGCAACGGCAACACCGTGCCGTCGCAGTGGGACAAATGGAACGCCGATGCGGCGCTCGGCTGGACGCCCGACGACCATACGCGACTCGAGCTGACCGCCGGCACCGGCGACGGCTATGCGCGCTACGCGGGTCGCGGGATGGACGGCGCGCATTTCCGCCGCGAGACGTTCGGCCTGTCGTTCGACAAGCGGCATCTCGGCGACGTGCTCGACCGGATCGAGGCGCGCGTGTACTACAACGAAGCCGATCACGTGATGGACAACACTACGTTGCGGCAGCCCGACCCGACGAGCAGCATGCCGATGCGCATGGCCGCGGACGTACGGCGCCGCACGGTCGGCGCGCGTGCCGCCGCGACGTT
This is a stretch of genomic DNA from Burkholderia cenocepacia. It encodes these proteins:
- a CDS encoding DUF4148 domain-containing protein translates to MKSLIATFAAAAVLAVPAVSFAQQNAPVTRAQVKAELVQLQQAGYKLGSDRTNYPEGIQAAEARVNPQQNVAAADTTGYGAQPAAGQESGAPAAAKTGWQVKRVSDGAPVYKGR
- a CDS encoding peptidoglycan DD-metalloendopeptidase family protein; translated protein: MRETIPIHDALTRWLPQAALVAAAIALTGCTMTPWTDSWQPARQSAPTSAATPGVIAGYYRVNPGDTLAGIANAYGQRVQDVASWNHMAPTDAVSPGQVLRVAPPPAATSYGQPPAAAAQPGSLAWPATGVVATPFSAGKTRGLVIAASGPDHSVRAAANGRVVYAGSGVKAYGPLVILKHDNGLITAYGHNGKLLVNEGDAVRQGQPVAEMGTDASGRSTFEFEVRQNGKVVDPMNFLPRNGG
- a CDS encoding Pr6Pr family membrane protein, with the translated sequence MSKAFFVAAYRLIAALLAVSTTLHSVADYWCLPTFHLGNYLSYFTQLSSLYAAAMLAAGLWRIARPGSPRYESMRGAAVLYVLITAIVYELLLARLDAVRHVTPAFNNWVLHRIVPLVMLCDWLYVEPRSPIPRRSAFAWLGFPVVYLGYTLVRGAVEDWYPYPFVDPRPHGYLPVAIQCSLIALGAAAVALGIRWLGNHARQSGSATLKEG
- a CDS encoding cytochrome b, which gives rise to MKNILAKQTRYSSPAIFFHWAIFLLVALAYLAIEIRGPKGSDSRAFWMNVHLMAGTFVLVLSVLRVLWRVVSRVPEAIPQATLLRWLSKLAHVALYVFIIAQPLLGIMMVNMGGKPVSLDWLGVSFTLFGPDKALRPTIKEAHELIGNAFYFVIGLHALAALYHHFIRRDDVLRRMAP
- a CDS encoding DUF2946 domain-containing protein codes for the protein MLHRHRHLTAWLGLLAIWIAIAAPLVSQWRIAQAAVPEAIVCSTEHGAHRSSDMGGMHDHALHLDACGYCGFFAHSPAIGAPAATSVAFIPVVSVSAVASPAVAARGDRYPRAYPRAPPERA